Proteins from a single region of Thermococcus sp. CX2:
- a CDS encoding pyrolysin → MKRAVALLVVLMVALVPFAGAAGATAWSYENFIKQSIAWYYLYQSDEEKFNELYNLSVQANVSNETLQLAMELYTNATAEFEKALMYGIPDEGRTLRWVVFSVHIRKAYLYIKQAVELLEAVIENESA, encoded by the coding sequence ATGAAGAGGGCCGTTGCACTCCTCGTGGTTTTGATGGTGGCACTTGTCCCATTCGCGGGAGCCGCCGGTGCCACCGCTTGGAGCTATGAGAACTTCATCAAGCAGTCCATCGCCTGGTACTACCTCTACCAGAGCGACGAGGAGAAGTTCAACGAGCTCTACAACCTCAGCGTCCAGGCCAACGTCAGCAACGAGACACTCCAGCTTGCGATGGAGCTCTACACCAACGCCACCGCCGAATTCGAGAAGGCGCTGATGTACGGCATTCCGGACGAGGGAAGGACCCTGCGCTGGGTTGTCTTCAGCGTCCACATCAGGAAGGCCTACCTCTACATCAAGCAGGCCGTCGAGCTCCTTGAAGCCGTCATCGAGAACGAGAGCGCCTGA
- a CDS encoding carbamoyltransferase: MILGIHDGHDAGAVLIDGERIFAVNEERLNRVKKYRGFPELSVRKVLEMADASIEDVEVIAVAGVFRKQKRLLELEAHLRDIFGPDFKRKVLFVEHHLAHSASAYYTSGWKDAIALSIDAAGDGLSSSIYIARDGEMIKIAQSTYLDSLGDFYASVTELLGFKPMRHEGKVMSLAAYGRPSYDLSNIIELNGLTFDNHLKLIGVEATRKFAELFGYPLSKAKEIASQMKRGKLDGELQRRAIEIAASAQAHLEKLIDELGLKLKDYGLPLAYAGGVAQNVKANAILRKLFPSLWVFPAMDDGGLAFGAAVFVKAQMERLDGRWRPFKLEHVYLGPGYSREEVEGFLKEEGIAYEEVSDVPSFVADALTDGKIVAFFQGRMEFGPRALGNRSILADPREEGVKERLNVALRRDVFQPFAPSMLEERTEEYLADLNGEPNRFMTMSYTASDEFRREAPAVVHVDGTTRPQSVVRELNPVYYDIIKAFERRTGLGAVLNTSFNMHGEPIVCSPKDALESFRKAGLDVLVLEGFVVHQ, from the coding sequence ATGATTTTGGGAATCCACGACGGCCACGATGCAGGGGCTGTGCTAATAGATGGTGAGAGGATTTTCGCGGTCAACGAGGAGAGGCTGAACAGAGTTAAGAAGTACCGCGGCTTTCCGGAGCTGAGCGTTAGGAAAGTCCTTGAGATGGCGGACGCTTCAATAGAAGACGTCGAGGTTATAGCGGTAGCTGGCGTTTTCAGGAAGCAGAAGAGGCTTCTGGAGCTTGAGGCCCATCTCAGGGACATCTTTGGCCCGGACTTCAAGCGAAAGGTCCTCTTCGTCGAGCACCACCTCGCCCACTCGGCGAGTGCCTACTACACGAGCGGCTGGAAGGATGCTATAGCCCTAAGCATAGACGCTGCCGGAGATGGGTTGAGCTCATCAATCTATATCGCGAGAGATGGAGAGATGATTAAAATCGCCCAGAGCACCTATCTAGACTCCCTCGGCGACTTCTATGCATCGGTTACCGAGCTGCTCGGTTTCAAGCCGATGAGACACGAGGGTAAAGTGATGAGCCTGGCAGCATACGGAAGACCGAGCTACGACTTAAGCAACATCATCGAGCTCAACGGCCTAACCTTTGACAATCACCTCAAGCTCATCGGCGTCGAGGCGACGAGAAAGTTCGCCGAGCTCTTCGGCTATCCTCTAAGTAAAGCCAAAGAGATAGCCAGTCAGATGAAGCGCGGGAAGCTTGACGGCGAACTCCAGAGAAGGGCAATAGAGATAGCGGCCAGCGCTCAGGCGCACCTCGAAAAGCTCATTGACGAGCTAGGGCTTAAGCTGAAGGACTATGGTCTTCCGCTCGCCTACGCCGGCGGAGTTGCCCAGAACGTCAAGGCCAACGCCATTCTGAGAAAGCTCTTCCCAAGCTTGTGGGTCTTCCCAGCGATGGACGATGGAGGACTGGCGTTTGGAGCAGCGGTCTTCGTTAAGGCCCAGATGGAAAGGCTCGACGGAAGGTGGAGACCCTTCAAGCTTGAGCACGTTTACCTTGGCCCTGGCTACTCAAGGGAAGAAGTTGAGGGGTTCCTTAAGGAAGAGGGCATCGCCTACGAGGAAGTAAGCGACGTCCCCTCCTTCGTTGCAGATGCGCTAACCGATGGAAAAATCGTCGCCTTCTTCCAGGGGAGAATGGAGTTTGGGCCAAGAGCCTTGGGCAACCGCTCTATTTTAGCAGACCCAAGGGAGGAGGGAGTTAAGGAGAGGCTCAACGTGGCCCTAAGGAGAGACGTCTTCCAGCCCTTCGCACCTTCGATGCTCGAAGAGCGGACAGAAGAATATCTGGCAGACCTCAACGGCGAGCCCAACAGGTTCATGACGATGAGCTACACCGCGAGCGACGAGTTTAGAAGGGAAGCCCCGGCGGTTGTCCACGTGGACGGAACAACGAGGCCGCAGAGCGTTGTGAGGGAGCTCAACCCAGTTTACTACGACATCATAAAAGCCTTTGAGAGGAGAACTGGCCTTGGCGCTGTGCTGAACACGAGCTTCAACATGCACGGCGAACCGATAGTCTGCTCGCCGAAGGATGCCCTCGAAAGCTTCAGAAAGGCGGGGCTGGACGTGCTGGTTCTTGAGGGATTTGTCGTTCATCAGTGA
- a CDS encoding pyridoxal phosphate-dependent aminotransferase, whose product MALSDRLDLVNPSEIRKLFDLAQGVEGLISLGIGEPDFDTPEHIKEYAKEALDKGMTHYSPNAGIMMLREAVAWKLKEQNGIEVDPKSQVMITVGANQAFIMGLAAFLRDNEEVLIPSPMFVSYAPAVILAGGKPVEVPTYEENEFRLSVDDLEKYVTEKTRALIINSPNNPTGAVLTKKDLEEIADFAVEHDLIVFSDEVYEHFVYDGVRNHSIAALDGMFERTITINGFSKTFAMTGWRLGFVAAPEWIIEKMTRFQMYNATCPVTFVQYAAAKALRDERSWKAVEEMRREYERRRNLVWKRLNEMGLPTVKPKGAFYIFPRIKDTGLTSKEFSELMLLEAKVAVVPGSAFGEAGEGYIRISYATAYEQLEEAMDRMEKVLKEKKLV is encoded by the coding sequence ATGGCGCTGAGCGACAGATTAGATCTCGTTAACCCTTCTGAGATTAGAAAGCTCTTCGACCTCGCTCAGGGTGTCGAGGGCCTCATCTCACTCGGAATCGGAGAACCTGACTTTGACACCCCAGAGCATATCAAGGAGTACGCAAAAGAGGCCCTAGACAAGGGGATGACACATTATAGCCCCAACGCCGGAATCATGATGCTCCGCGAGGCCGTTGCATGGAAGCTAAAGGAGCAGAACGGCATCGAGGTTGACCCCAAGAGCCAGGTAATGATAACCGTCGGGGCCAACCAGGCGTTCATCATGGGGCTCGCAGCGTTTCTCAGGGATAACGAGGAGGTTCTGATCCCAAGCCCGATGTTCGTGAGCTATGCCCCAGCGGTAATCCTCGCAGGAGGAAAACCAGTTGAAGTCCCGACCTATGAAGAGAACGAGTTCCGCCTGAGCGTTGATGACCTCGAGAAATACGTTACCGAGAAGACGAGGGCCCTCATAATAAACAGTCCGAACAACCCAACGGGAGCCGTTTTGACCAAGAAGGACCTCGAGGAGATAGCCGATTTTGCCGTCGAGCACGACCTGATAGTTTTCAGCGACGAGGTTTATGAGCACTTCGTTTACGACGGCGTCAGAAACCACAGCATAGCGGCTCTCGACGGCATGTTCGAGAGGACGATAACGATAAACGGCTTCTCCAAGACTTTCGCCATGACCGGCTGGCGCCTCGGCTTCGTTGCCGCGCCGGAGTGGATAATCGAAAAGATGACCCGCTTCCAGATGTACAACGCCACCTGTCCCGTAACTTTCGTCCAGTACGCGGCTGCAAAAGCTTTGAGGGACGAGAGGAGCTGGAAGGCCGTCGAGGAGATGCGCAGGGAGTACGAAAGGAGGAGAAACCTCGTCTGGAAGAGGCTGAACGAGATGGGCCTGCCGACAGTCAAACCGAAGGGAGCCTTCTACATATTCCCGCGCATAAAGGACACTGGGCTGACGAGCAAAGAGTTCAGCGAACTGATGCTCCTCGAGGCGAAGGTCGCGGTCGTTCCCGGCAGCGCCTTCGGAGAGGCCGGCGAGGGCTACATAAGGATAAGCTACGCCACTGCCTACGAGCAGCTTGAAGAAGCAATGGACAGAATGGAGAAGGTGTTAAAAGAGAAAAAGCTGGTCTGA
- a CDS encoding metallophosphoesterase: protein MRLVAITDLHGNLEMVEKFSSRLSAEDFDALLIAGDVTNFSGAETARRILGPLLELGKPIIAVHGNCDGRDVPELLEELGISVHNKRVELNGLGVVGVGGSNITPFNTIWELTEEEIHGILERNYQKGDVILSHAPPYNTVTDKVRSGLHVGSKALRSFIEERQPPLVICGHIHEARGVDRIGETTVINPGPLFKGYYAIIEVGEEINAMLERL from the coding sequence ATGAGGCTTGTCGCTATAACTGACCTCCATGGAAACCTCGAAATGGTCGAGAAGTTCTCCAGCAGGCTCTCTGCGGAGGACTTCGATGCCCTGCTCATTGCAGGGGACGTAACCAACTTCAGCGGTGCTGAAACGGCCAGGAGGATTCTGGGGCCTCTCTTGGAGCTCGGCAAGCCAATCATAGCCGTCCACGGCAACTGCGACGGCAGGGACGTGCCAGAGCTTTTGGAAGAACTCGGAATTTCTGTCCACAACAAGCGGGTTGAGCTCAACGGACTGGGCGTCGTTGGAGTCGGTGGCTCAAACATCACCCCTTTCAACACAATATGGGAGCTAACCGAAGAAGAAATCCACGGGATTCTTGAGAGGAACTACCAAAAGGGAGACGTGATACTCTCCCACGCTCCACCCTACAACACGGTAACTGACAAAGTTCGCTCCGGACTTCACGTCGGCAGTAAGGCGTTGAGGAGTTTCATCGAGGAGAGGCAGCCGCCCCTGGTCATCTGCGGCCACATCCACGAGGCGAGGGGCGTCGACAGAATTGGAGAAACCACTGTAATAAACCCTGGGCCGCTCTTCAAAGGCTACTACGCGATCATAGAAGTTGGAGAAGAGATAAACGCCATGTTGGAGCGCCTGTGA
- the htpX gene encoding zinc metalloprotease HtpX translates to MGLELWLRTSLLMGFLTGLLMAIGYVIGGQDAAFLMFLFALAINSFSYWYSDKIVLAWYRARIVDESEAPELYAIVRKLAEKAGIPTPRIAIIPSETPNAFATGRDPKHAVVAVTQGLLRILDRDELEGVIAHELGHVKNRDILISTIAAALAGAIINLAYWARWVAIFGGFGRDDRDGSNVITAILIAILAPIVAMMIQMAISRSREYLADETGARISGKPWALARALEKIEAAVRYRPMSEGNPATAHMFIVNPFRGMSVAELFSTHPPTEKRIARLRKIAEEMGMYF, encoded by the coding sequence ATGGGACTTGAGCTCTGGTTGAGAACAAGCCTGCTCATGGGTTTCCTCACTGGCCTGTTGATGGCCATCGGCTACGTCATAGGCGGCCAGGACGCGGCCTTCCTGATGTTCCTCTTCGCGCTGGCGATAAACTCCTTCTCCTACTGGTACAGCGACAAGATAGTGCTCGCTTGGTACAGGGCAAGGATAGTGGACGAGAGCGAGGCCCCAGAGCTCTACGCTATAGTCAGAAAGCTCGCCGAAAAGGCGGGCATTCCCACGCCAAGGATTGCGATAATTCCCAGCGAGACGCCAAACGCCTTCGCGACTGGCAGGGATCCTAAGCACGCGGTAGTGGCTGTTACCCAAGGTCTCCTTAGGATTCTCGACAGGGACGAGCTCGAAGGAGTCATAGCTCACGAGCTGGGCCACGTAAAGAACAGGGACATACTCATAAGCACAATTGCGGCAGCCCTGGCTGGGGCCATAATTAACCTCGCCTACTGGGCGAGGTGGGTAGCCATCTTCGGCGGCTTTGGCAGGGACGACAGGGACGGAAGCAACGTGATCACGGCTATCCTCATAGCCATCCTCGCCCCGATAGTGGCGATGATGATACAGATGGCAATAAGCCGCTCAAGGGAGTACCTGGCGGACGAAACTGGGGCCAGAATAAGCGGCAAGCCGTGGGCCCTCGCGAGGGCACTCGAAAAGATTGAAGCCGCGGTGAGATACAGGCCTATGAGCGAAGGCAACCCAGCCACCGCTCATATGTTCATAGTGAACCCCTTCAGGGGAATGAGTGTCGCCGAGTTGTTCTCCACCCACCCGCCAACGGAGAAGAGGATAGCGCGCCTCAGGAAGATAGCCGAGGAGATGGGCATGTACTTCTGA
- a CDS encoding adenylate kinase family protein — protein sequence MRIAITGTPGVGKTTVSKLLAGRLGYEYISVKDFAVEHGIGERVGDEIEIDVDELAEVMDKTIGENVVIDGHLSHYVPVDFVIVLRADPKIVAQRLIERDYPKEKVGENVEAELIDEILVEALEENENVIEVDTTGKTPEEIVEEIVHLLEGGVKRRVGIVDWSDRFDDIVKYLRR from the coding sequence ATGAGGATAGCAATAACAGGAACGCCTGGGGTTGGGAAGACAACAGTCTCAAAACTGCTCGCCGGGAGGCTGGGCTACGAGTACATAAGCGTAAAAGACTTCGCGGTCGAACACGGGATAGGCGAGAGGGTTGGCGATGAAATCGAGATAGACGTTGATGAGCTCGCCGAGGTCATGGACAAGACCATTGGGGAGAACGTGGTCATAGACGGCCATCTGAGCCACTACGTTCCGGTGGATTTCGTGATAGTCCTGAGGGCAGACCCCAAAATTGTGGCGCAACGTTTAATTGAGAGGGACTACCCAAAGGAAAAGGTAGGGGAGAACGTGGAGGCCGAGCTCATAGACGAGATACTGGTTGAGGCTCTGGAAGAGAACGAGAACGTGATTGAAGTGGATACAACTGGAAAGACTCCCGAAGAAATCGTAGAGGAAATAGTACACCTCTTGGAGGGAGGAGTTAAAAGGCGCGTTGGAATTGTAGACTGGAGTGACAGGTTTGACGATATAGTAAAATATCTGAGGAGGTGA
- a CDS encoding methionine adenosyltransferase translates to MAEKVRNIVVEELVRTPVEMQKVELVERKGIGHPDSIADGIAEAVSRALSREYIKRYGIILHHNTDQVEVVGGKAYPRFGGGEVIKPIYILLSGRAVEIVDREMFPVHEVAIKAAREYLKNAVRHLDLDYHVVIDSRIGQGSVDLVGVFNKAKETPIPLANDTSFGVGYAPLSETERIVLETEKLLNSDEFKKKWPAVGEDIKVMGLRRGDEIDITIAAAIVDSEVQNPEEYFVVKEAIYEAAKGVAEAHTERKVNIYVNTADDPEKGIYYITVTGTSAEAGDDGSVGRGNRVNGLITPNRHMSMEAAAGKNPVSHVGKIYNLLSMLIANDIAEQVEGVEEVYVRILSQIGKPIDEPLVASIQVIPKKGYSIDAIQKPAYEIADAWLADITKIQKMILEDKLTVF, encoded by the coding sequence ATGGCCGAGAAGGTTAGGAACATAGTGGTTGAGGAGCTCGTTAGGACTCCTGTGGAGATGCAGAAGGTCGAGCTCGTCGAAAGAAAGGGAATAGGACACCCCGACAGCATAGCCGACGGTATAGCCGAGGCCGTTAGCAGGGCTCTCAGCAGGGAGTACATAAAGAGATATGGAATTATCCTCCACCACAACACGGATCAGGTCGAGGTCGTTGGCGGTAAGGCCTACCCGCGCTTCGGTGGCGGTGAGGTCATCAAGCCAATTTACATTCTCCTCTCCGGTAGGGCTGTCGAGATAGTCGATAGGGAGATGTTCCCCGTTCACGAGGTCGCAATAAAGGCTGCCAGGGAGTACCTGAAGAATGCCGTCAGGCACCTTGATCTCGACTACCACGTCGTCATCGACTCCCGCATAGGCCAGGGAAGCGTTGACCTCGTTGGAGTCTTCAACAAGGCCAAGGAGACTCCGATTCCGCTCGCCAACGACACCTCCTTCGGTGTCGGCTACGCTCCGCTTAGCGAAACCGAGAGGATAGTCCTTGAGACCGAAAAGCTGCTCAACAGCGACGAGTTCAAGAAGAAGTGGCCGGCTGTTGGTGAGGACATCAAGGTCATGGGCCTCAGGAGGGGCGATGAGATAGACATAACTATAGCCGCCGCCATAGTCGACAGCGAGGTTCAGAACCCTGAGGAGTACTTTGTCGTCAAGGAGGCCATCTACGAGGCCGCTAAGGGCGTCGCCGAGGCCCACACCGAGAGGAAGGTCAACATCTACGTCAACACCGCCGACGACCCGGAGAAGGGCATCTACTACATCACCGTCACCGGAACTTCAGCCGAGGCCGGCGACGACGGTTCCGTTGGTAGGGGCAACCGTGTTAACGGCCTCATCACTCCAAACAGGCACATGAGCATGGAGGCCGCCGCTGGAAAGAACCCGGTCAGCCACGTTGGAAAGATTTACAACCTCCTCTCGATGCTCATCGCCAACGACATCGCCGAGCAGGTCGAGGGCGTCGAGGAGGTCTACGTCAGGATACTCAGCCAGATAGGCAAGCCGATTGACGAGCCGCTCGTTGCCAGCATCCAGGTGATACCTAAGAAGGGCTACAGCATCGATGCCATACAGAAGCCCGCCTACGAGATAGCCGACGCTTGGCTCGCCGACATAACCAAGATCCAGAAGATGATTCTTGAGGACAAGCTCACCGTCTTCTGA
- a CDS encoding haloacid dehalogenase codes for MGLKKIVSEIRAVLDEKDALREEALKLTREIVRLSGDTIKALHRGEIEKAEERLKLAREKVAQLRERLADHPDLYFSGYVQSAHQEFVEATLFYSYIAGRDFPSPGELGVPAADYALGIGDFIGELRRHFLLLLLEGKLDKAEEVYRFMEEAYEELMTLEYPKGLVNIRQKQDQARHILERTLEDLTRAKLSKSLEEKLEKTLKD; via the coding sequence ATGGGGCTGAAGAAAATAGTCTCCGAGATTAGAGCCGTTCTCGACGAAAAGGACGCCCTCAGGGAAGAAGCATTGAAACTCACGAGAGAGATAGTAAGACTGAGCGGGGACACGATAAAGGCCCTCCACAGGGGAGAAATTGAGAAAGCCGAGGAGAGGCTCAAACTGGCGCGCGAGAAAGTTGCGCAGCTGAGGGAGAGACTGGCCGACCACCCAGACCTCTACTTCAGCGGCTACGTCCAGAGCGCTCACCAGGAGTTCGTTGAGGCGACGCTTTTCTACAGCTACATCGCTGGGAGGGACTTCCCGTCCCCGGGAGAACTCGGCGTTCCAGCGGCGGACTATGCCCTGGGCATAGGGGACTTCATCGGCGAGCTGAGGAGACATTTCCTGCTGTTGCTCCTTGAGGGCAAACTGGATAAAGCCGAGGAAGTCTACAGATTCATGGAAGAGGCCTACGAGGAGCTCATGACGCTCGAATATCCAAAAGGTCTTGTAAACATTCGCCAGAAGCAGGATCAGGCAAGGCACATTCTCGAGAGAACTCTCGAAGATTTGACGAGGGCGAAGCTGAGCAAGAGCCTAGAGGAGAAGCTCGAGAAAACTCTAAAGGATTAG
- a CDS encoding endonuclease V: MELNKKLERIAEVQRKLAARVVERPLNLEDIETVGAVDVSYRESLARSAFILCSFPSCEVLKSKVIETEVSFPYVSTFFFLRETRSVLLALRGEEFDVLLVEGHGRAHPRGYGLASHIGLLLHKPTIGVAKRPLRGVPEESFVRVGKAYVSVGHLIDLNSAVRIVEALLERGYPKPLKLADRLSKRGSL; this comes from the coding sequence ATGGAATTAAACAAAAAGCTCGAGAGGATTGCGGAGGTTCAGCGGAAGCTCGCCGCCAGGGTAGTCGAGAGGCCGCTCAACTTGGAGGACATCGAAACAGTTGGGGCAGTTGATGTTTCCTACAGGGAGAGCCTCGCGAGGAGCGCTTTCATCCTGTGCTCTTTTCCTTCCTGCGAGGTTCTGAAATCCAAGGTTATAGAAACCGAAGTTAGCTTTCCCTACGTTTCGACGTTCTTTTTCCTCAGGGAGACAAGGTCAGTCCTCTTGGCCCTTCGCGGTGAAGAGTTCGATGTCCTGCTCGTCGAGGGCCACGGAAGGGCACACCCCAGGGGCTACGGGCTGGCCTCCCATATAGGTCTCCTACTCCATAAACCAACCATAGGCGTCGCCAAAAGGCCCCTGCGCGGCGTTCCTGAGGAATCCTTCGTGAGGGTGGGAAAAGCTTATGTAAGCGTCGGACATCTAATCGATTTGAACTCTGCGGTGAGAATCGTTGAAGCTCTACTAGAGCGAGGCTATCCAAAACCGCTAAAACTCGCTGATAGGCTCTCAAAGAGGGGAAGCCTATGA
- a CDS encoding DUF120 domain-containing protein, producing MKKLKLLVTLAKRGAIGEKVKITLRELADELEISPQSVLRLLDEMEKEGLVSKEVLGRKTYVEIDHEGLAFLESLCDAISEALYNGVIIGEVISGIGEGAYYVKQYAHLIREYLGFDPYPGTLNIRVLFPKTVFDALCGVRPVVLPGFTKDGRTFGDVKAYRIRINDIEGAIVVPSRTVHPPRIAEIIAPVYLREALNLKDGSRITLRVVKG from the coding sequence ATGAAGAAGCTCAAACTGCTAGTCACGCTCGCAAAAAGGGGTGCGATAGGTGAAAAAGTCAAGATAACTCTCAGGGAGCTCGCCGATGAGCTAGAAATATCTCCCCAATCGGTTCTCAGGCTGCTAGACGAGATGGAGAAGGAAGGCCTGGTTTCCAAAGAGGTCTTGGGCAGGAAAACCTACGTCGAGATAGACCATGAGGGGCTAGCGTTCCTCGAAAGCCTCTGCGATGCCATCTCCGAGGCGCTCTACAACGGGGTAATAATAGGAGAGGTAATCTCAGGAATCGGAGAGGGGGCCTATTACGTTAAGCAGTACGCCCACCTAATAAGGGAGTACCTCGGTTTCGATCCATATCCCGGAACGCTCAACATCAGGGTTCTCTTCCCGAAGACCGTTTTCGACGCCCTCTGTGGGGTCAGGCCTGTTGTACTCCCGGGCTTCACCAAGGATGGCAGAACCTTTGGGGACGTCAAGGCCTACCGCATTAGGATCAACGACATAGAGGGCGCGATAGTGGTACCCTCGAGAACCGTCCATCCGCCCAGAATAGCTGAAATAATAGCTCCCGTCTATTTGAGGGAAGCACTAAACCTTAAGGACGGGTCAAGAATAACTCTAAGGGTCGTGAAAGGATGA
- a CDS encoding PRC-barrel domain-containing protein, whose translation MVMRLSRLYGKQIYNTRGYYVGYVDEVLIEIDKGRGKILALGLPGEKVGVPYDRVTAIGDIILVRSKEE comes from the coding sequence ATGGTGATGCGTCTCTCGAGGCTCTACGGAAAGCAGATTTACAACACCAGGGGCTACTATGTCGGCTACGTCGACGAGGTTCTCATTGAGATAGACAAAGGACGCGGGAAGATCCTTGCCCTTGGACTGCCTGGCGAGAAAGTCGGCGTTCCCTACGACAGGGTCACGGCGATAGGCGACATAATCCTCGTAAGGTCAAAAGAAGAGTGA
- a CDS encoding DHH family phosphoesterase has protein sequence MRVLILGGGAIGRSIAESLKGEFEIIIIEKDELRAKALEESGFQVIQGDFSYTATLLKAGIERAEMAIITTMNVDTIKKTVYVIRTNNKEIPILTVLPDEISLDELISQINEEFEAEVKVDYAISPRAALKDAMVRTVEMLGEKKNANLLVKKLKELRNEGDSLLIVIHDNPDPDAIASATALSVIAQTLGFKTQIVYGGEITHHENRAFVNLLGVELRKISRGSYELRRYPFIALVDCQPNGNLTILDQSDYEKIKVLIDHHQILQHLQELLPEDAFLDIRPEVHSSSAILAEYLRMLNISVNHILGTALFYGVYIDTKKFSKLSHVDLKAIEFLAEKVDYELLDKIEHPDISTETAEILAKAIMNRRIYKNVVISNVGFITNRDAIAESADFLLRLEGITTVLVFGIVDDRIEISARTRDVRVNIGAVLREAFGDIGSGGGHAQSGGARIPLGIFKLAKDKSSLLRLAEEAITEKFLEALKVKEA, from the coding sequence ATGAGGGTGCTGATACTCGGGGGTGGCGCAATCGGCCGCTCAATAGCTGAGTCTCTCAAGGGAGAATTTGAGATTATAATCATCGAAAAAGACGAGCTTCGGGCTAAGGCCCTTGAAGAGAGCGGTTTTCAGGTAATTCAAGGTGATTTCTCATATACAGCTACACTCCTGAAAGCTGGAATTGAGAGGGCCGAGATGGCTATAATCACGACGATGAACGTCGATACAATCAAAAAAACCGTCTACGTCATACGTACAAACAACAAAGAAATTCCTATTCTGACTGTCTTACCTGACGAAATAAGCCTTGATGAGCTCATCTCTCAGATAAATGAGGAGTTTGAGGCGGAGGTCAAAGTGGACTATGCGATCTCTCCAAGGGCTGCACTCAAGGATGCAATGGTAAGGACAGTTGAGATGCTCGGAGAAAAGAAAAACGCCAACCTTCTCGTCAAGAAGCTCAAGGAGCTTCGGAACGAGGGAGATTCCCTTCTCATTGTCATACACGACAATCCCGACCCAGACGCGATAGCAAGCGCCACAGCCCTGAGCGTCATAGCCCAGACCCTCGGATTCAAGACCCAGATAGTCTACGGTGGTGAGATAACCCACCACGAGAACAGGGCCTTTGTGAACCTCCTCGGAGTAGAGCTCAGGAAAATATCCCGCGGCTCCTATGAGCTGAGGCGCTACCCCTTCATAGCCCTCGTTGACTGTCAGCCTAATGGAAACCTGACGATACTCGACCAGAGTGACTACGAAAAGATAAAAGTTCTCATCGACCACCATCAAATCCTCCAGCACCTTCAGGAGCTCCTTCCCGAGGATGCCTTCCTTGACATAAGGCCCGAGGTCCATTCCTCCTCCGCAATACTGGCAGAATATCTGAGGATGCTCAACATCTCGGTTAACCACATCCTCGGGACGGCCCTGTTCTATGGCGTATATATCGACACCAAAAAGTTCTCCAAACTCAGTCATGTCGATTTGAAGGCCATTGAGTTCTTAGCCGAGAAGGTGGACTATGAGCTCCTCGATAAGATAGAGCACCCGGACATATCCACTGAAACTGCCGAGATACTCGCGAAGGCCATAATGAACAGGCGCATCTACAAGAACGTGGTCATTTCCAACGTTGGGTTCATCACCAACCGCGACGCCATAGCGGAATCGGCGGACTTCCTCCTGAGGCTGGAGGGAATAACGACGGTTCTCGTCTTCGGCATCGTTGACGACAGGATTGAGATTTCAGCCAGAACGCGCGACGTCAGGGTCAATATCGGGGCAGTTCTCAGGGAGGCCTTTGGCGACATCGGAAGCGGCGGTGGCCACGCCCAGTCTGGCGGCGCGAGGATTCCCCTCGGGATCTTCAAGCTAGCCAAGGACAAGAGCTCTCTCCTAAGGCTGGCAGAAGAGGCAATAACGGAAAAGTTCCTTGAGGCATTAAAAGTTAAAGAGGCTTAG